Proteins encoded together in one Thermococcus gammatolerans EJ3 window:
- a CDS encoding V-type ATP synthase subunit E — translation MEGAELIIQEIHREAEQKIQYILSEAQREAEKLKEEARKRAQSQAEWILRKAKTQAEIEKQRIIANAKLEVRRKKLAVQEELIGEVLSAMREKLAALPDDEYFEALVSLTKEAIEELGTKKIVLRSNERTLKLIDSRMEEFSEKVGVEVSLGEPIECIGGVLVESPDGTVRVDNTFDARIERLESELRATVAKALFG, via the coding sequence ATGGAGGGTGCAGAACTCATCATTCAGGAGATACACAGGGAGGCGGAGCAGAAGATTCAGTACATACTCAGTGAGGCACAGCGCGAAGCGGAGAAGCTCAAGGAGGAGGCGAGAAAGAGGGCTCAGTCCCAGGCCGAGTGGATACTCAGGAAGGCTAAGACCCAGGCCGAGATAGAGAAGCAGAGGATAATAGCGAACGCCAAGCTTGAGGTCAGAAGGAAAAAGCTCGCCGTTCAGGAGGAGCTCATAGGAGAGGTTCTTTCGGCAATGAGGGAGAAGCTGGCCGCCCTTCCGGACGACGAGTACTTCGAGGCCCTCGTCAGTCTCACCAAAGAGGCAATTGAAGAGCTCGGGACCAAGAAGATCGTCCTCCGCTCGAACGAGAGGACGCTCAAGCTCATTGATTCCAGAATGGAAGAGTTCTCGGAGAAGGTGGGCGTTGAGGTTTCCTTAGGTGAGCCCATCGAGTGCATCGGCGGCGTCCTCGTGGAGAGCCCGGACGGCACGGTTAGGGTGGACAACACCTTTGACGCGAGGATAGAGAGGCTTGAGAGCGAGCTTAGGGCTACCGTTGCCAAGGCCCTCTTCGGGTGA
- a CDS encoding V-type ATP synthase subunit C yields MGAETVTAILDTTLGVVFTWLGWKTAKIIRKYTPYSYPNARINAMEAKLLTGQRFNELAESRTLQNFIVNLEDTDYKVHLSGVTEDPLEIERAFERALASTYLLMEEILPKRVSGFFRLLLEEWDVRNIASVVKAKVRGEPAIDYVVEIGTMVPKVKAIAEAKTMEEILVILEGTPYEEHYQRLLLGEIDVDQFETELYKVYYSRLLEYATSRKEEERLILEEFVRTKIDIRNIVTLLRAKRAGLPGEVIKRHLIPGGSVKLDTALNVDDLGMALAELDSTKYGKVLRDEREKIEKDLTLVEPVLQNHLLRRMEELTRFYPLSVATPLSYILKKEREIKKLRAMAKLIADGFEPEKIKEIIGEELA; encoded by the coding sequence ATGGGAGCCGAGACAGTAACGGCCATCCTTGACACTACTCTGGGCGTGGTCTTCACTTGGCTTGGCTGGAAGACTGCCAAGATAATCAGGAAGTACACCCCCTACTCCTACCCCAACGCGAGGATCAATGCGATGGAGGCCAAGCTGTTAACTGGGCAGAGGTTCAACGAGCTGGCCGAGAGCAGGACGCTTCAGAACTTCATCGTGAACTTGGAGGACACTGACTACAAGGTTCACCTCTCGGGCGTGACTGAGGATCCCCTTGAAATCGAGAGGGCCTTTGAGAGGGCACTCGCTTCGACGTACCTCCTGATGGAGGAGATCCTTCCGAAGAGGGTCAGCGGCTTCTTCAGGCTCCTCCTCGAGGAGTGGGACGTCAGGAACATAGCGAGCGTTGTCAAGGCAAAGGTCAGGGGAGAGCCAGCGATCGACTACGTGGTCGAGATCGGGACTATGGTACCAAAGGTCAAGGCTATTGCAGAGGCGAAGACCATGGAGGAAATCCTGGTGATCCTTGAGGGAACACCCTACGAGGAGCACTACCAGAGGCTTCTCCTCGGTGAAATAGACGTCGATCAGTTTGAAACCGAGCTCTACAAGGTTTACTACTCCCGCCTTCTCGAGTACGCCACATCCAGAAAGGAAGAGGAGAGGCTGATCCTTGAGGAGTTCGTCAGGACTAAAATAGACATAAGGAACATCGTGACGCTACTCAGGGCAAAGCGCGCCGGTCTTCCGGGAGAGGTCATCAAGAGGCACCTTATCCCCGGGGGCAGCGTGAAGCTCGACACAGCTTTGAACGTCGATGACCTGGGCATGGCCCTGGCGGAGCTCGATTCAACCAAGTACGGCAAGGTTCTCAGGGACGAAAGGGAAAAGATAGAGAAAGATCTCACCCTCGTCGAACCCGTGCTCCAGAACCACTTGCTTAGGAGAATGGAGGAACTCACGAGGTTCTACCCCCTCAGCGTTGCAACACCCCTGAGCTACATCCTGAAAAAGGAGCGGGAGATAAAGAAGCTGAGGGCGATGGCCAAGCTGATAGCCGATGGCTTTGAACCTGAGAAGATCAAGGAAATAATCGGGGAGGAGTTGGCATGA
- a CDS encoding V-type ATP synthase subunit F, whose amino-acid sequence MKIAVMGDPDTALGFKLAGAHEVYSFGSSPLEIERANNKLKELVERDDIGIILITETLAQRVEVPEVEFPIILQIPDKSGSRFGEAQLREIVRRAIGVELKR is encoded by the coding sequence ATGAAGATAGCGGTCATGGGGGACCCGGATACTGCCCTGGGTTTTAAGCTTGCAGGGGCCCATGAGGTTTATTCATTCGGTTCAAGCCCCCTGGAGATAGAGAGGGCCAACAACAAGCTGAAGGAGCTCGTTGAGCGGGACGATATAGGTATAATACTCATCACCGAGACCCTGGCCCAGAGGGTTGAGGTTCCAGAGGTGGAGTTTCCAATCATCCTTCAGATTCCGGACAAGTCCGGTTCGAGGTTTGGAGAGGCCCAGCTTAGGGAGATAGTTAGGAGGGCCATCGGTGTTGAGCTCAAGAGGTGA
- a CDS encoding ATP synthase subunit A, translated as MGRIVRVTGPLVVADGMKGAKMYEVVRVGEMGLIGEIIRLEGDRAVIQVYEETAGIKPGEPVIGTGSSLSVELGPGLLTSMYDGIQRPLEKLRELSGDFIARGLTAPALPRDKKWHFTPTVKVGDRVTGGDILGVVPETSIIEHKILVPPWVEGEIVEIAEEGDYTVEEVIAKVKKPDGTIEELKMYHRWPVRVKRPYKNKLPPEVPLITGQRTIDTFFSIAKGGTAAIPGPFGSGKTVTQHQLAKWSDAQVVVYIGCGERGNEMTDVLEEFPKLKDPKTGKPLMERTVLIANTSNMPVAAREASIYTGITIAEYFRDQGYDVALMADSTSRWAEALREISGRLEEMPGEEGYPAYLASKIAEFYERAGRVVTLGSEPRVGSVSVIGAVSPPGGDFSEPVVQNTLRVVKVFWALDADLARRRHFPAINWLRSYSLYLDAVQDWWHKNVDPEWRKMRDTAMALLQKEAELQEIVRIVGPDALPDREKAILIVTRMLREDYLQQDAFDEVDTYCPPKKQVTMMRVILNFYNRTMEAVDRGVPVDEIARLPVREKIGRMKFEPDVEKIRALIDETNAQFEELFKKYGV; from the coding sequence ATGGGAAGGATAGTTAGGGTTACGGGACCACTCGTCGTTGCGGACGGAATGAAAGGGGCCAAGATGTACGAGGTCGTTCGCGTTGGTGAGATGGGTCTCATCGGAGAAATAATCCGTCTCGAAGGGGACAGGGCGGTCATCCAGGTTTACGAGGAGACAGCAGGCATAAAGCCCGGTGAGCCGGTTATCGGAACGGGTTCGTCGCTCAGCGTCGAGCTCGGCCCTGGCTTGCTCACCTCGATGTACGACGGAATCCAGAGACCTCTCGAAAAGCTCCGCGAGCTCAGTGGTGACTTCATAGCGAGGGGTCTTACCGCCCCGGCCCTGCCGAGGGACAAGAAGTGGCACTTCACGCCAACCGTTAAGGTTGGGGACAGGGTCACTGGTGGAGACATCCTTGGTGTCGTCCCCGAAACCAGCATCATCGAGCATAAAATCCTTGTTCCACCTTGGGTCGAGGGTGAGATAGTCGAGATAGCCGAGGAGGGCGACTACACCGTTGAGGAAGTCATAGCAAAGGTCAAGAAGCCGGACGGAACCATCGAGGAGCTCAAGATGTACCACAGGTGGCCCGTCCGTGTCAAGAGGCCCTACAAGAACAAGCTCCCACCCGAGGTTCCGCTCATCACGGGGCAGAGGACGATAGACACCTTCTTCTCGATAGCCAAGGGTGGAACCGCCGCCATTCCGGGTCCATTCGGTTCAGGAAAGACCGTCACCCAGCACCAGCTGGCGAAGTGGAGTGACGCACAGGTGGTAGTTTACATCGGTTGCGGTGAGCGCGGAAACGAGATGACCGATGTGCTTGAGGAGTTCCCCAAGCTTAAGGACCCGAAGACCGGAAAACCGCTCATGGAGAGAACGGTTTTGATAGCTAACACCTCAAACATGCCGGTCGCTGCCCGTGAGGCTTCGATCTACACCGGCATCACCATCGCCGAGTACTTCCGCGACCAGGGCTACGACGTCGCTCTGATGGCCGACTCAACGAGCAGGTGGGCCGAGGCCCTGCGTGAGATTTCCGGAAGGCTTGAGGAAATGCCCGGTGAGGAGGGTTATCCGGCCTACCTCGCGAGCAAGATAGCGGAGTTCTACGAGCGTGCCGGTCGCGTCGTTACCCTCGGAAGCGAGCCCAGGGTTGGTAGCGTCTCCGTCATCGGTGCCGTTTCACCGCCGGGTGGAGACTTCAGCGAACCCGTCGTTCAGAACACCCTGCGTGTCGTCAAGGTCTTCTGGGCCCTAGATGCAGACCTCGCGAGGAGGAGGCACTTCCCTGCAATCAACTGGCTGAGGAGTTACTCCCTCTACCTCGATGCCGTCCAGGACTGGTGGCATAAGAACGTTGACCCAGAATGGAGGAAGATGCGCGACACCGCTATGGCCCTCCTCCAGAAGGAGGCCGAGCTCCAGGAGATCGTTAGAATCGTCGGTCCAGATGCACTGCCCGACAGGGAGAAGGCCATACTCATAGTCACCAGGATGCTCCGTGAGGACTACCTCCAGCAGGACGCTTTCGACGAGGTCGACACCTACTGCCCACCGAAGAAGCAGGTAACCATGATGCGTGTAATTCTCAACTTCTACAACAGGACGATGGAGGCCGTTGACAGGGGCGTTCCCGTTGACGAGATAGCCAGGCTCCCGGTCAGGGAGAAGATCGGACGTATGAAGTTCGAGCCCGACGTTGAGAAGATTAGGGCGCTCATAGACGAAACCAACGCCCAGTTTGAGGAGCTCTTCAAGAAGTACGGGGTGTGA
- a CDS encoding ATP synthase subunit B → MPGMEYSTVSKIYGPLMIVEGVKGVAYGEVVEIETESGEKRKGQVLEARENLAIVQVFEGTRDLDIKTTRVRFTGETLKVPVSMDMLGRIFNGIGKPIDGGPEIIPEDRRDVHGAPLNPVARAYPRDFIQTGISAIDGMNTLVRGQKLPIFSGSGLPHNMLAAQIARQAKVLGEEEQFAVVFAAMGITYEEANFFKKSFEETGAIERAVLFLNLADDPAIERIITPRMALTVAEYLAFDYDMQVLVILTDMTNYAEALREISAAREEVPGRRGYPGYMYTDLATIYERAGRVRGKKGSITQMPILTMPDDDITHPIPDLTGYITEGQIVLSRELHRKGIYPPIDVLPSLSRLMKDGIGKGRTREDHPQLSQQLYAAYAEGRSLRDLVAVVGEEALSETDRKYLKFADRFEREFVAQRYDEDRSIFETLDLGWELLAELPESELKRVRKEYILKYHPKYRKRGS, encoded by the coding sequence ATGCCGGGAATGGAGTACTCCACCGTTAGCAAGATTTACGGCCCGCTGATGATCGTCGAGGGCGTTAAAGGCGTAGCTTACGGTGAGGTCGTGGAAATAGAGACAGAGAGCGGGGAAAAGAGGAAGGGGCAGGTGCTTGAGGCCAGGGAGAACCTCGCGATAGTCCAGGTCTTTGAGGGAACCCGCGATTTGGACATCAAAACAACGCGCGTCCGCTTCACCGGCGAGACCCTCAAGGTTCCGGTTTCAATGGACATGCTGGGTAGGATATTCAACGGTATCGGCAAGCCCATCGACGGTGGACCGGAAATCATCCCCGAGGACAGGAGGGACGTTCACGGTGCACCGCTCAATCCGGTCGCGAGAGCCTACCCGAGGGACTTCATCCAGACCGGTATCTCAGCCATAGACGGTATGAACACCCTCGTTCGCGGTCAGAAGCTGCCCATTTTCAGCGGTTCTGGTCTGCCGCACAACATGCTGGCAGCGCAGATAGCGAGGCAGGCAAAGGTCCTCGGTGAGGAGGAGCAGTTCGCCGTCGTCTTCGCGGCGATGGGTATCACCTACGAGGAGGCCAACTTCTTCAAGAAGAGCTTCGAGGAGACCGGAGCAATTGAGAGGGCCGTCCTCTTCCTCAACCTTGCCGACGACCCGGCCATCGAGCGTATCATCACCCCGCGTATGGCCCTGACCGTTGCAGAGTACCTCGCTTTCGACTACGACATGCAGGTTCTGGTTATCCTCACGGACATGACCAACTACGCGGAAGCTCTGCGTGAGATTTCCGCTGCTAGAGAAGAGGTTCCAGGAAGGCGCGGATATCCGGGTTACATGTACACCGATTTGGCGACAATCTACGAGCGTGCCGGCCGTGTCAGGGGCAAGAAGGGAAGCATAACCCAGATGCCGATCCTCACGATGCCCGACGACGACATCACCCACCCGATTCCCGATTTGACCGGTTACATCACCGAGGGTCAGATAGTCCTCAGCAGGGAGCTCCACAGGAAGGGTATCTATCCACCAATTGACGTCCTTCCGTCGCTCAGCCGTCTGATGAAGGACGGTATCGGTAAGGGAAGGACGAGGGAAGACCACCCGCAGCTCAGTCAGCAGCTCTACGCCGCCTACGCCGAGGGACGCTCCCTTAGGGACCTCGTCGCCGTCGTCGGTGAAGAAGCTTTAAGCGAGACTGACAGGAAGTACCTCAAGTTCGCGGACAGGTTTGAGAGGGAGTTCGTCGCCCAGCGCTACGACGAGGACAGGAGCATCTTCGAGACCCTCGACCTCGGCTGGGAGCTCCTGGCGGAGCTTCCGGAGAGCGAGCTCAAGCGTGTCAGGAAGGAGTACATCCTCAAGTACCACCCCAAGTACAGGAAGAGGGGCTCTTAA
- a CDS encoding V-type ATP synthase subunit D codes for MAELLNVKPTRMELLNLKRRIQLAKKGHKLLKDKQDALIMEFFTIYDEALQLRRELNEKMGVAFETLTRAQIEAGTLPLREAALAVKPNKEVEIKRRNVMGVSVPLIEAEGFKRKASERGYAFVSTSPFVDIAAEKFEEVLDLAVRLAEVEETLKRLAREIETTKRRVNALEYIIIPRMEATVKFIKQRLDEMERENFFRLKRVKALIEARSGS; via the coding sequence ATGGCAGAACTGCTCAACGTCAAGCCTACCAGAATGGAGCTCCTCAACCTGAAGAGGCGCATCCAGTTGGCAAAGAAGGGCCACAAGCTCCTCAAGGACAAGCAAGATGCGTTGATAATGGAGTTCTTCACCATCTACGATGAGGCCCTCCAGCTCAGACGGGAGCTCAACGAAAAGATGGGAGTGGCCTTTGAAACCCTCACGCGAGCCCAGATCGAGGCTGGAACACTTCCGCTCAGGGAAGCCGCACTGGCGGTCAAGCCCAACAAAGAGGTTGAGATAAAGCGGAGGAACGTCATGGGAGTCTCGGTTCCGCTGATCGAAGCCGAGGGCTTTAAGAGAAAGGCCAGCGAACGCGGCTACGCCTTTGTCTCGACGAGTCCATTCGTCGATATCGCAGCGGAAAAGTTCGAGGAGGTTCTTGATTTGGCCGTTCGCCTCGCCGAGGTCGAGGAGACTCTTAAGAGGCTCGCGAGGGAGATAGAGACCACAAAGAGGCGCGTTAACGCGCTTGAGTACATCATAATCCCGCGCATGGAGGCAACGGTTAAGTTCATCAAGCAGCGTCTCGATGAGATGGAGCGCGAGAACTTCTTCAGGCTCAAGAGGGTCAAGGCCCTCATAGAGGCCCGCTCGGGAAGTTAA
- a CDS encoding alanyl-tRNA editing protein has product MTEKLFYRDPYLRETRAKVLHVEKLGDRVRLLLDRTIFYPEGGGQPSDRGFIEGNGFRVLVDRVYGKDKIWHEGKLEGRFPEKGDEVRLTLDWEWRYENMRAHTGQHILSAVIKGLLGADTTGFQIFPEHGKIEIDYPGELSWELVNEIERKTNEIIWGDVEVEVEVYEELPGELSERLRKPLSEKVKPPIRIVKIGTVDVTPCGGTHVRSTREVGVLKVLNFYRKSRKLWRIEFATGNRALRALNEILKDYWGSLEEMPNKNRPLRERVIELRSELEKLEEEKSKLRRELWRWKAEALIKNARKIDGVRVITLVEEWPMKDAQAFAIYLVEHNPGTVVLIAGENYVVFAKSEKLDVSMRSLLRAVLAEVGGGGGGSDNLAKGGGFRVSPREVLDIAVKKLGELL; this is encoded by the coding sequence ATGACGGAAAAGCTCTTTTACAGGGATCCCTACCTGAGGGAAACGAGGGCCAAAGTTCTTCACGTTGAGAAGCTCGGAGATAGGGTTAGGCTTCTCCTCGACAGGACTATTTTCTATCCCGAGGGAGGCGGCCAGCCGTCTGACAGGGGTTTCATAGAGGGAAACGGCTTCAGAGTTCTCGTTGATAGGGTTTACGGAAAGGACAAGATCTGGCACGAGGGAAAGCTCGAGGGCAGGTTTCCGGAGAAGGGCGATGAAGTGAGGCTAACCCTCGACTGGGAATGGCGCTACGAGAACATGCGCGCCCACACCGGCCAGCACATTCTCTCGGCAGTCATAAAGGGTCTCCTGGGGGCAGACACGACGGGCTTCCAGATATTCCCCGAGCACGGCAAGATCGAGATCGACTACCCCGGGGAGCTGAGCTGGGAGCTGGTAAACGAGATCGAGAGGAAAACCAATGAAATAATCTGGGGCGACGTGGAGGTGGAAGTTGAGGTCTACGAAGAGCTTCCCGGAGAGCTGTCTGAGAGACTCAGGAAGCCCCTCTCCGAGAAAGTGAAGCCCCCGATAAGGATAGTCAAGATTGGAACGGTTGATGTGACTCCCTGCGGCGGAACCCACGTGAGGAGCACGCGCGAGGTTGGCGTCCTCAAGGTTCTCAACTTCTACCGCAAGAGCAGAAAGCTGTGGAGGATAGAGTTCGCTACCGGGAACAGGGCTTTGAGGGCTTTGAACGAGATTCTCAAAGACTACTGGGGGTCTTTGGAGGAGATGCCCAACAAGAACCGGCCCCTCAGGGAGAGAGTCATTGAGCTCAGGAGTGAACTCGAAAAACTTGAGGAGGAGAAATCAAAACTGAGGCGTGAACTCTGGCGCTGGAAGGCTGAGGCCCTCATCAAAAACGCCCGGAAAATCGATGGGGTCAGGGTTATTACCCTCGTCGAGGAGTGGCCGATGAAGGACGCGCAGGCCTTCGCAATTTACCTCGTCGAACACAACCCCGGTACGGTGGTACTCATCGCGGGCGAAAACTACGTTGTCTTCGCCAAGAGCGAGAAACTCGACGTTTCAATGAGATCGCTTTTGAGGGCCGTTTTGGCGGAAGTCGGCGGCGGAGGCGGTGGAAGCGACAACCTCGCCAAGGGGGGTGGCTTCAGGGTTTCCCCAAGGGAAGTCCTCGATATTGCGGTCAAAAAGCTCGGGGAATTGCTCTAG
- a CDS encoding 7-cyano-7-deazaguanine synthase — translation MLKCSLCVNDERTAKIDIIDGKPICRECQVYLKHPVEGERIRKELDELMKNVDKAIVAYSGGKDSVVALYLAKEVYKVPELEAVMIDHGLMAEEAIENARRIAEHLGVPFRVLRYDYSDIFRNALLKGQSPCRACSRRTMEKLRKYAIRKGYRYIITGHELPFGHHPYRLMSGGVIQIRLLSMMTEKERFEILKKLPFEFLELPGYTTNCLVLGPALELYWEKHGHSFEHRRIAALVRYGLMSRERAEKELQKPKVPEWQWEIVKKKLGIDFPRVP, via the coding sequence ATGCTGAAGTGCTCGCTCTGCGTTAACGATGAGAGGACGGCCAAAATAGACATTATTGACGGGAAGCCGATATGCCGTGAATGTCAGGTTTACCTAAAGCACCCGGTTGAGGGAGAGAGAATCAGGAAGGAACTCGACGAGCTCATGAAGAACGTTGACAAAGCGATAGTCGCCTACTCCGGTGGAAAGGACAGTGTCGTCGCACTCTACCTTGCAAAGGAGGTCTACAAGGTCCCAGAACTTGAAGCGGTCATGATAGATCACGGGCTCATGGCGGAGGAAGCCATAGAGAACGCGAGACGAATAGCCGAGCACCTTGGGGTTCCTTTCAGGGTTCTGCGGTACGACTACTCGGACATTTTCAGGAACGCGCTTTTGAAGGGCCAGAGCCCGTGCAGGGCCTGTTCGAGGAGAACAATGGAAAAACTGAGAAAGTACGCCATCAGAAAGGGATACAGGTACATAATAACCGGCCATGAGCTACCCTTCGGCCACCATCCGTATAGGCTCATGAGTGGCGGAGTCATTCAAATAAGACTCCTATCAATGATGACCGAGAAAGAGCGCTTTGAAATCCTGAAAAAGCTCCCCTTCGAGTTTCTGGAATTGCCGGGCTACACCACCAATTGCCTCGTTCTCGGGCCCGCTCTGGAGCTCTACTGGGAAAAGCACGGCCACAGCTTTGAACACAGGCGGATAGCAGCCCTCGTCAGGTACGGCCTCATGAGCAGGGAGAGGGCGGAGAAGGAGCTTCAAAAGCCAAAAGTCCCCGAGTGGCAGTGGGAAATCGTGAAGAAAAAGCTTGGAATAGATTTCCCCCGAGTTCCCTAG
- a CDS encoding ABC transporter permease subunit: MTEKGERRSGIPRRVSIALLIVAAYIIASLVGPLTIRAEDLKNWNNLDYWDRNPKAKPPEWYGAFKGLPPSEWVRGEYRDGVFRFTYDFHYSLAPEDIVVIMNTTKSIEITMTTPDNETIKLFAGSPSLMNYTLHLKKNYPLFEELAEKRCGTKLTGESFFGKNVFNTVFSEPKEDCLTNPKPLHGKYVITIKAQDSPIIRAMYGGKIPKLEPNETIRVFIAGQSHGFLGTDIFGRDVWVGFLGGMGETLLIAFAGALISVSLGLLLGTLGAIGGKVGTGSNLASRFLTVLPTLPFAMVTIIALGTIELENRVYVIKVHSLSVALVLGILLIGNISRNVRSIVKEELRKGYIESSKALGGNLPWILKKHVSRILVPYGLEQLAITIPGVIALLTLLGFFNISPGFNWSSLMSQTIVYNAQYQFLWWLVLPIGFSMALLAISFVVIANWIEEEFIKM, encoded by the coding sequence ATGACTGAAAAGGGAGAGAGGAGATCCGGAATTCCGAGAAGGGTCTCAATTGCGCTCCTCATAGTGGCCGCTTACATAATTGCGTCTCTCGTCGGACCCCTCACAATCCGGGCAGAGGACCTGAAAAACTGGAACAACCTCGATTACTGGGACAGAAACCCCAAAGCGAAACCCCCTGAGTGGTACGGGGCCTTTAAAGGGCTACCCCCCTCGGAGTGGGTGAGGGGAGAATACCGAGACGGAGTTTTCAGGTTCACGTACGATTTTCACTACAGCCTGGCCCCGGAGGACATAGTTGTCATCATGAACACCACCAAATCCATCGAGATAACCATGACAACACCGGACAACGAGACAATAAAGCTATTTGCCGGCTCCCCAAGTTTGATGAACTACACGCTGCACCTGAAAAAGAACTATCCCCTCTTTGAGGAACTTGCCGAGAAAAGGTGCGGCACAAAGCTAACAGGGGAGTCCTTCTTCGGCAAGAACGTCTTCAACACAGTTTTCTCGGAACCAAAGGAGGACTGCCTTACCAACCCGAAGCCCCTTCACGGGAAGTACGTTATAACGATAAAGGCTCAGGACTCCCCGATAATCAGGGCAATGTACGGGGGAAAGATCCCCAAACTGGAACCCAACGAGACGATCAGGGTTTTCATTGCGGGCCAGAGTCACGGTTTCCTCGGCACGGACATCTTCGGAAGGGATGTCTGGGTCGGCTTCCTCGGGGGGATGGGGGAAACCCTGCTCATAGCCTTCGCCGGGGCTTTGATCTCCGTGAGTCTCGGCCTCCTCCTGGGAACCCTCGGGGCAATAGGGGGGAAAGTTGGCACCGGTTCGAATCTCGCCTCGCGCTTCCTCACGGTTCTTCCAACTCTCCCCTTCGCCATGGTCACGATAATAGCCCTGGGAACCATCGAGCTGGAGAACAGGGTCTACGTGATCAAAGTCCACTCCCTCTCGGTGGCGCTCGTACTCGGGATCCTCCTGATCGGGAACATCTCAAGGAACGTCCGCTCAATAGTTAAGGAAGAACTCCGGAAGGGCTACATCGAATCGTCGAAAGCCCTCGGCGGAAACCTCCCCTGGATACTGAAAAAGCACGTTTCCCGGATTCTCGTGCCCTACGGTCTCGAACAGCTCGCCATAACAATCCCGGGGGTCATAGCCCTCCTCACCCTCCTCGGCTTCTTCAACATCTCACCTGGCTTCAACTGGAGCTCCCTCATGAGTCAGACCATAGTCTACAACGCCCAGTATCAGTTCCTGTGGTGGCTCGTCCTCCCCATAGGGTTCTCGATGGCCCTCCTTGCGATTTCCTTCGTTGTGATAGCCAACTGGATCGAGGAAGAGTTTATTAAGATGTAG
- a CDS encoding ABC transporter permease subunit → MRIVRDLLFNLVLISLALLLTATVVAIAEEKADRVTLNTPVDLKTLSPEEMAQYEKYVNEITELKQRMDIESIKTRVRAYFRYLIKEFRGKKLWKTLKTIGLSFAVLTMTTLLIFAFGLYWGLKAGYKGGFWDRVLSALAPLFSGIPAWFWALLFVWTLWWKWDIGDISYTNSLMRAKAYGGAGIMAYLNALLLPVIALTLSNVVVYAFNVRNLVKREAFEEYFFIDGLKGLPDRRIMRKLLRTVLPSFLTFTSYNFLNLMMSAMAVEKLFEVPGIGKVLADSVEVIYLPNEFGEPKIPHLHFDGFSIFFVAFVMAAFYFLNSTVLEALYLYLDPRREIND, encoded by the coding sequence ATGAGGATCGTTAGGGACCTCCTGTTCAACCTCGTTCTGATATCACTGGCACTCCTGCTCACGGCGACTGTGGTTGCCATCGCAGAGGAAAAGGCAGACAGAGTGACATTAAACACACCCGTTGATCTGAAAACACTGTCGCCCGAAGAAATGGCCCAGTACGAGAAGTACGTTAACGAGATAACAGAGCTTAAACAGAGGATGGACATCGAATCAATAAAGACGAGGGTTAGGGCCTACTTCAGATACTTAATCAAAGAGTTCAGGGGAAAGAAACTCTGGAAAACCCTGAAGACAATCGGACTCAGCTTCGCGGTTCTGACTATGACCACGCTCCTGATATTTGCCTTCGGCCTCTACTGGGGTCTGAAAGCTGGTTACAAAGGAGGGTTCTGGGATAGGGTTCTGTCGGCACTGGCACCCCTCTTCTCCGGAATTCCAGCCTGGTTCTGGGCCCTGCTCTTCGTGTGGACGCTGTGGTGGAAGTGGGACATAGGTGACATCAGCTACACAAACTCCCTGATGAGGGCAAAGGCTTACGGGGGAGCTGGGATCATGGCATACCTGAACGCCCTCCTCCTGCCGGTTATAGCGCTGACGCTCTCAAACGTCGTCGTTTACGCCTTCAACGTCAGGAACCTGGTCAAGAGGGAGGCCTTCGAGGAGTACTTCTTCATCGACGGACTCAAGGGACTGCCGGACAGGAGGATCATGAGAAAGCTTCTGAGGACCGTTTTACCCTCCTTCCTGACCTTCACGAGCTACAACTTCCTCAACCTTATGATGAGTGCTATGGCCGTTGAGAAGCTCTTCGAGGTTCCCGGGATTGGAAAGGTTCTGGCGGATTCGGTCGAGGTTATATACCTCCCAAACGAGTTCGGGGAGCCGAAGATACCACACCTCCATTTCGACGGCTTCAGTATCTTCTTCGTGGCCTTTGTCATGGCGGCCTTCTACTTCCTGAACTCAACAGTTCTGGAGGCCCTTTACCTCTACCTGGATCCAAGGAGGGAGATCAATGACTGA